One genomic window of Desulfurococcus mucosus DSM 2162 includes the following:
- a CDS encoding ParA family protein, whose product MPNVITVTNQKGGTGKTTLSALLGIGLASKGYNVLLIDLDPQAHLSSLFVKITNLENVSDGAIEMAQDLRFNIRPINIGTRGRLGLIASGLNYIIKVYRGMIPSTDPYAIYKRIEREPAITRNYDYVICDTPPELFPPTIWGLFAADYIIIPSNLEELSILGTKLLIKEVLPEVIMYSKKNVRVLGMALINISKKYGQDTFNKLNDALTRFIRNLPVPVRERFYARPLFQARIHRHEELKDLPYRPRRWELPLKRVVDRSAELRIEVQSFVDELISRMSNFAGLQ is encoded by the coding sequence TTGCCTAATGTAATAACAGTGACGAACCAAAAGGGTGGAACCGGTAAGACCACGCTTTCCGCTTTGCTTGGGATCGGTTTAGCCAGCAAAGGATACAATGTGCTGTTAATAGACTTGGATCCGCAGGCTCATCTCTCCTCGCTTTTCGTAAAAATAACTAACCTCGAGAACGTCTCGGACGGCGCTATAGAGATGGCCCAAGACCTGCGTTTCAACATAAGGCCTATAAATATTGGAACGAGGGGAAGGTTGGGCCTGATAGCCTCGGGCCTCAATTACATTATTAAGGTCTACCGGGGAATGATCCCCTCCACCGACCCTTATGCCATTTACAAGCGGATAGAGAGGGAACCCGCGATAACCCGAAACTACGACTATGTGATCTGTGACACGCCACCCGAACTGTTTCCCCCGACAATATGGGGGCTTTTCGCAGCCGACTACATCATAATACCGTCTAACCTGGAGGAGTTGTCAATCCTAGGGACAAAGCTACTGATCAAGGAGGTACTTCCAGAGGTCATAATGTACAGTAAAAAGAATGTAAGGGTTCTGGGGATGGCTTTGATCAACATTAGCAAGAAATACGGTCAAGACACTTTCAATAAGCTGAACGACGCGCTGACCAGGTTTATACGAAACCTCCCTGTTCCAGTGCGTGAGCGCTTTTACGCCAGGCCGCTGTTCCAGGCCCGTATCCACAGGCATGAGGAGCTTAAAGACCTACCCTACAGGCCAAGAAGATGGGAGTTACCCTTGAAACGAGTTGTAGATAGAAGTGCTGAGCTAAGGATCGAGGTTCAAAGCTTTGTTGACGAACTAATCTCGAGGATGAGCAACTTTGCCGGCCTACAGTAG
- a CDS encoding 6-pyruvoyl-tetrahydropterin synthase-related protein, protein MNTREVIYELLSQLLVALMTVLVAHPLLSTTGLPSYSAGRFRDATIAYYIEWARELDAYGPYTPAWCGGFDLLRFYPPLGLTLIYLIGRAAGDFPYAAQTSFFLAIYVFALGAWALGRSLTGSRLAGLATALTALSITGYVSTISVYWEYTRILGEGLAMLALSELNEFMRHGEKKSALLFGVFTGLTVLTHLIASLLLATLSAVTAAYWVMRHMKKGAGVSALTYIARLLAVAVALALAISGWWLIPALIPFGISHYMRVQPQPGLVAGVFTNSVSLFPPLYEPGIQAPLLLLGFTGIALQVFKGRERLPLLYVSSTALLVLLYGQGSRLIPTLGLFMVASLASTYNGRLRELSSSLALTAVVAASLIYFSHYIPVYWSNLSLDHTYVESDEYLIAEYLAGKVPSGHRVYAMYGPLLHGNQWINVFEPGLWQVLSGFMEGCVKPEPLELDYLVKDTLHTSAIREMIVELNVDYIAVDKEWYETRDPNSIKLLEAEGFLVKDPVSKALSYTLLFKVNTTGGLEKPVAEEQPSIIEYLLLPSRLAGYSTSLLMLYVFTRMKKET, encoded by the coding sequence ATGAATACTCGTGAAGTAATCTACGAGCTCCTCTCCCAGCTCCTCGTAGCGTTAATGACGGTGCTAGTGGCCCACCCCCTCCTCTCAACCACTGGTTTACCCAGCTACTCGGCTGGGCGATTCCGGGATGCAACAATCGCATACTACATTGAGTGGGCCCGCGAACTTGACGCCTATGGCCCGTATACCCCGGCGTGGTGCGGTGGCTTCGACCTCCTCCGCTTCTACCCTCCGCTCGGGCTCACCCTGATATATTTAATAGGGAGGGCTGCAGGCGACTTCCCTTACGCTGCCCAGACATCATTCTTCCTCGCAATCTATGTTTTCGCCCTGGGTGCATGGGCTCTCGGCCGCTCGCTCACAGGATCCCGGCTGGCCGGGTTGGCAACAGCCCTCACAGCCCTCTCGATAACAGGGTATGTGTCAACGATAAGTGTTTACTGGGAGTACACGAGGATCCTCGGGGAGGGGTTGGCAATGCTCGCTCTCTCAGAACTCAACGAGTTCATGAGGCACGGGGAGAAAAAGAGCGCGCTTCTCTTCGGTGTTTTCACAGGCCTCACGGTTCTCACCCACCTCATTGCAAGCCTCCTCCTGGCAACACTATCCGCTGTCACAGCCGCATACTGGGTGATGCGGCACATGAAGAAGGGGGCTGGAGTAAGTGCTTTAACATACATCGCCCGCCTCCTGGCAGTAGCGGTAGCCCTCGCCCTAGCTATAAGTGGCTGGTGGCTTATCCCGGCTCTCATACCCTTCGGCATCTCACACTACATGCGTGTCCAGCCGCAGCCGGGGCTGGTGGCCGGGGTATTCACGAATAGCGTGAGCCTCTTTCCTCCCCTCTACGAGCCCGGGATACAGGCACCTCTGCTGCTCCTAGGGTTCACCGGCATAGCCCTGCAGGTGTTTAAAGGACGGGAGAGACTGCCCTTACTCTACGTGTCCTCCACAGCCCTACTGGTATTGCTCTACGGCCAGGGCTCCAGGCTTATCCCAACACTAGGCCTCTTCATGGTGGCTTCACTCGCATCCACCTATAATGGGAGGCTTAGAGAGCTCTCAAGTAGCCTGGCACTTACAGCCGTGGTGGCCGCCTCCTTAATCTACTTCTCCCACTACATACCCGTTTACTGGTCGAACCTGAGCCTTGACCACACCTACGTGGAGAGCGATGAATACCTTATCGCAGAATACCTCGCCGGTAAAGTGCCCAGCGGGCATAGAGTATACGCGATGTACGGCCCACTCCTACATGGAAACCAGTGGATCAACGTCTTCGAGCCGGGGCTGTGGCAAGTGCTCTCAGGCTTCATGGAGGGCTGCGTGAAGCCCGAGCCCCTTGAACTAGACTACCTCGTGAAGGATACACTCCACACGAGTGCCATAAGGGAAATGATCGTTGAGCTCAACGTAGACTACATTGCAGTAGACAAAGAATGGTATGAAACCAGGGATCCAAACAGTATAAAACTACTTGAAGCAGAAGGCTTCCTGGTGAAAGACCCTGTGAGCAAGGCGCTGTCCTACACCCTACTCTTCAAGGTAAATACAACCGGAGGCTTGGAGAAACCCGTGGCCGAGGAACAACCCAGCATAATAGAATACCTCCTACTGCCCTCCAGACTAGCCGGCTATTCAACCAGCCTGCTAATGCTCTACGTGTTCACAAGGATGAAGAAGGAAACATAG
- a CDS encoding exosortase/archaeosortase family protein, with the protein MTYTGTEETAGGRVFYTFLTGVVVATVLAYILTLDPISLLLIGGELSILEFIAGYIGIHTVRVSPDTLILHRMSHAVTVIMTPDCTGVFAPVVLGLLVLSTPGVRLRVKARVLPVHLLVMLVVNMVRIEASAVAGVFFGPIAFRIIHDTIGGAIMLALALVLWLDWLYREIIPWLRRTGPGWIINEYS; encoded by the coding sequence GTGACCTATACAGGTACTGAGGAGACAGCAGGAGGCAGGGTCTTCTACACCTTCCTAACCGGCGTAGTAGTAGCCACTGTTCTAGCCTACATCCTCACACTTGACCCTATCTCACTGCTCCTCATAGGCGGAGAACTAAGCATCCTAGAGTTCATAGCGGGCTACATAGGTATACACACAGTGAGGGTTTCCCCCGATACTTTAATCCTACACCGCATGAGCCACGCTGTAACAGTGATAATGACGCCTGACTGCACAGGTGTCTTCGCCCCAGTGGTTCTCGGGCTCCTCGTGCTGTCCACACCCGGTGTACGGCTAAGGGTGAAGGCCAGGGTTCTCCCCGTGCATCTCCTCGTAATGCTGGTGGTGAACATGGTTAGGATAGAGGCTTCAGCGGTGGCCGGGGTTTTCTTCGGCCCCATCGCCTTCAGAATAATCCACGACACCATAGGTGGAGCCATCATGCTGGCCTTAGCCCTCGTACTATGGCTTGACTGGTTGTACAGGGAAATAATACCCTGGTTAAGGAGGACTGGCCCAGGGTGGATTATCAATGAATACTCGTGA
- a CDS encoding glycosyltransferase family 2 protein, giving the protein MLNSYWYAELEAWRRFLLDFTVNASIVLYIVSSAVLGVYAAWYISSFIAFIRLGPPKPARLLEKMPQSMWPKVGILIPVYNDYEVLASIKSLQGIDYPNTVVVVVDDSDDEDLLHELSNASLRSRVKLVHYRRKGRKGLKAGALNDAIEYLLSVEHVDYVLILDADFEIEPGMVWKLVSLAFDHDAHVVQGYQRHRKGSDTVIGTLYRASTAGSIVNLVGRYRDGLYPIFTGSCGLISRRVFERVRFRPGSLAEDWRLTIDSSMEIPGFKILATHEAAASGAVPKTHRALWRQQVRWAAGTLSEFASTFLEILACKGLSRTAKLGYVLQGLYFTNGVWVYVNTLAPLAHYLVTGSHLRMPWPIGVYLWLLGIETLLIAGAMLEGYRYKDTVITALYAIPMIYYLALMHVAGTVKGILPGGVKWVVTSKRGEYRDLYRY; this is encoded by the coding sequence ATGTTGAACTCATACTGGTATGCAGAACTAGAGGCGTGGAGGCGTTTCCTACTAGATTTCACTGTGAACGCCTCCATAGTGCTATACATAGTCTCATCCGCCGTACTAGGGGTTTACGCAGCGTGGTATATCTCCAGCTTCATCGCGTTCATCCGCCTCGGCCCCCCGAAGCCAGCCCGCTTACTGGAGAAGATGCCTCAAAGCATGTGGCCGAAGGTCGGAATACTGATCCCTGTTTACAACGACTACGAGGTATTAGCCTCCATAAAAAGCCTACAGGGCATCGACTACCCTAACACCGTTGTCGTAGTAGTCGACGACTCCGATGACGAAGACCTGCTCCACGAGCTCTCCAATGCTAGTCTCAGAAGCCGTGTAAAGCTCGTGCATTACAGGAGAAAGGGGAGGAAGGGCCTTAAAGCCGGGGCCCTCAACGATGCCATCGAGTACTTGCTGAGTGTTGAACACGTTGACTACGTGTTGATCCTGGACGCGGATTTCGAGATAGAGCCAGGCATGGTGTGGAAGCTTGTCTCCCTCGCCTTCGACCACGATGCACACGTGGTGCAAGGGTATCAGAGACACCGGAAAGGCTCTGATACTGTTATAGGCACACTCTACAGGGCTTCGACAGCTGGCTCCATAGTTAACCTCGTGGGCCGCTACCGTGATGGACTATACCCTATCTTCACCGGCTCCTGCGGCCTCATCAGTAGAAGGGTCTTCGAGAGAGTGAGGTTCCGCCCCGGAAGCCTCGCCGAAGACTGGAGGCTGACGATAGATTCCAGTATGGAGATACCGGGCTTTAAGATCCTGGCCACCCATGAAGCCGCTGCAAGCGGTGCTGTACCGAAGACGCATAGAGCCCTGTGGAGGCAGCAGGTTCGATGGGCTGCTGGCACGCTGTCAGAGTTCGCCAGCACCTTCCTAGAGATCCTAGCGTGCAAGGGGCTTTCAAGAACGGCTAAGCTTGGATATGTTTTACAAGGCTTATACTTCACTAACGGTGTCTGGGTCTATGTGAACACCTTGGCTCCCTTAGCCCACTATCTCGTGACAGGCTCCCATCTCAGGATGCCGTGGCCTATAGGGGTCTACCTATGGCTCCTGGGAATAGAGACCTTGCTCATAGCTGGCGCAATGCTTGAAGGCTACAGGTACAAGGATACCGTGATCACAGCCCTCTACGCTATCCCAATGATCTACTACCTCGCCCTAATGCACGTGGCTGGCACAGTCAAGGGTATTCTACCAGGCGGGGTTAAATGGGTGGTTACAAGTAAGAGAGGTGAGTACCGTGACCTATACAGGTACTGA
- a CDS encoding helix-turn-helix domain-containing protein produces MKHWLLVLFLSILLLPCFKASATQSSILILATDTCDYEYITAVSNAYGFKPSTAGLENFTEALRSLEWSHVILVDPNYGSSKAELAGAVAKATVDYAVSGGRVVTTFNGFMMLYPVLQQETPLRIIVYDSPLKPGVPSSYNVSKYKALLLFGEGVEEHGGIYYLHVGKGLIIVVPLNIAWAYCDTHDPYYLELLLKSLTAPPWEPGGSQVKYSIALPVIAVLASAVAVSQLSLPRTRRPQGLVVLPPARLKLEADEALAHPARREIMRALEARGAVTMSELLRLLNMPKATLSWHLYVLESRGIISSFKWRKSLFYFASGPTGVESLASRLSREDPYFCIAAKSLLEDPDPVRVSEALNLPTESITRLAKLLEKEREAVLEHCG; encoded by the coding sequence TTGAAGCACTGGCTCCTCGTCCTCTTTTTATCAATACTCCTACTCCCATGCTTTAAAGCGTCGGCAACCCAGTCAAGCATCCTCATTCTTGCTACAGACACATGTGACTACGAGTACATCACAGCCGTGTCGAATGCCTACGGCTTCAAGCCCTCTACAGCTGGACTCGAGAACTTTACGGAGGCCTTGAGGTCCCTGGAGTGGAGCCATGTAATCCTCGTAGACCCGAATTATGGTTCAAGCAAGGCGGAGCTCGCTGGAGCCGTGGCAAAGGCTACAGTAGACTACGCTGTATCCGGGGGGAGGGTTGTCACCACCTTTAACGGCTTCATGATGCTTTACCCGGTCTTACAGCAGGAGACGCCTTTAAGGATAATTGTATACGACTCGCCGCTGAAACCAGGGGTTCCCAGTAGTTACAATGTGTCGAAGTACAAGGCCCTCCTATTATTCGGGGAGGGGGTGGAGGAGCATGGAGGCATATACTATCTCCACGTGGGCAAGGGTTTAATCATCGTGGTGCCTTTAAACATAGCTTGGGCGTACTGCGACACCCATGACCCCTACTACCTGGAGCTACTGTTGAAATCCCTGACTGCACCGCCCTGGGAACCCGGTGGAAGCCAGGTGAAATACTCAATAGCATTACCGGTGATAGCTGTCTTAGCATCAGCCGTAGCCGTCTCCCAGCTATCCCTTCCAAGAACCAGGAGGCCGCAGGGGCTTGTAGTCCTCCCCCCGGCCCGGCTGAAGCTTGAGGCTGATGAAGCCCTAGCTCACCCGGCTAGGCGGGAAATAATGAGGGCTCTTGAAGCAAGAGGCGCGGTAACCATGAGCGAACTGTTGAGGCTTTTAAATATGCCGAAGGCCACGCTCTCCTGGCACCTATACGTGCTTGAGTCCAGAGGGATCATCTCCTCTTTCAAGTGGAGGAAATCATTATTCTACTTCGCCTCAGGGCCGACCGGGGTGGAGAGCCTCGCCTCAAGACTATCGAGGGAGGATCCATACTTCTGCATCGCGGCGAAGTCTTTGCTGGAAGACCCGGATCCCGTGAGGGTTTCAGAGGCACTCAACCTGCCTACTGAGAGCATAACTCGTCTCGCAAAGCTTCTTGAAAAGGAACGTGAAGCAGTCCTAGAGCACTGTGGCTGA
- a CDS encoding trehalose-phosphatase, with the protein MGGDGRLALLFDYDGTLSPVDAPREKAYPSMELLRVLEGLAEKYIVGVVTSKDYWFMKGRAGFASVLGLVSGLEAVMGSFVFTVREAFEAGEVDLRGLWEKASGTGSLYVEEKKSISGSLLST; encoded by the coding sequence ATGGGTGGGGATGGGAGGCTGGCTCTTTTATTCGACTATGATGGGACGTTGAGCCCTGTGGATGCACCTAGGGAGAAAGCGTATCCCTCCATGGAGCTGCTTAGGGTTCTTGAAGGGCTTGCTGAGAAGTATATTGTCGGCGTGGTGACGAGTAAGGACTACTGGTTCATGAAGGGTAGGGCTGGGTTCGCCAGTGTGCTCGGCCTGGTCTCCGGCTTGGAGGCGGTCATGGGTTCCTTCGTATTCACGGTGCGCGAGGCGTTTGAGGCTGGTGAAGTGGATCTCAGGGGGCTCTGGGAGAAGGCTTCTGGCACGGGGTCCCTATATGTCGAG